One Vallitalea pronyensis genomic region harbors:
- a CDS encoding bacteriohemerythrin, producing MIKWDDKYVLGIDEIDKQHQHLFEVTAKVAELTEDIGQGIDCYDEFMEILKELVDYTLYHFNFEEQFMTSKGYDEDAYQIHQFEHKLFVKKLKKLSEIDFDEDQYENMNNMLTFLVDWIVHHILVVDAKYVNIA from the coding sequence ATGATAAAATGGGATGACAAGTATGTATTAGGTATTGATGAAATTGATAAGCAGCATCAACATCTATTTGAAGTGACAGCTAAGGTTGCAGAATTGACAGAAGATATTGGTCAAGGCATTGATTGTTACGATGAATTTATGGAAATCTTGAAAGAACTAGTGGATTACACCCTATATCATTTTAATTTTGAAGAGCAATTCATGACTTCAAAAGGGTACGATGAAGATGCATATCAGATTCACCAATTTGAGCACAAATTGTTTGTGAAGAAGTTAAAAAAACTATCAGAAATTGATTTTGATGAAGACCAATATGAGAACATGAATAACATGCTTACTTTTTTAGTGGATTGGATTGTCCACCATATTCTCGTTGTGGATGCCAAGTATGTTAACATTGCTTAA
- a CDS encoding TetR/AcrR family transcriptional regulator translates to MSLTKQEIIAKATPYFLENGYKGTGLNPLLKTLGMSKGGFYHHFNSKDELAVSIAQTLYEAQFQQVINIACGSGSVKEKMDQMVDIYQPALSNINYKNSINICLYMFEMMKTSADIKQTISQNYDALMNALSGAFEKGIEEKELDGQLDVESAAIHFVSLLDGLILFQSIYPTSIENHTQQIMLQFYKSIKA, encoded by the coding sequence ATGTCACTTACTAAACAAGAAATTATTGCTAAAGCTACACCCTATTTTTTAGAAAATGGCTATAAGGGCACAGGCTTAAATCCATTGTTAAAAACACTGGGTATGTCAAAAGGTGGTTTCTACCATCATTTTAACAGTAAAGACGAGTTAGCTGTCAGCATCGCACAAACATTGTATGAAGCTCAATTTCAACAAGTCATAAACATTGCCTGTGGTTCTGGTAGCGTGAAAGAAAAAATGGACCAAATGGTTGACATCTATCAGCCGGCCTTATCCAATATTAATTATAAAAACAGTATTAACATCTGTCTGTACATGTTTGAAATGATGAAAACAAGTGCGGATATTAAACAGACGATCAGTCAGAATTATGATGCCTTGATGAATGCACTCTCTGGTGCCTTTGAGAAGGGAATAGAAGAAAAAGAACTGGATGGACAGCTGGATGTGGAGAGTGCTGCTATACATTTTGTTAGCTTATTAGACGGTCTTATTCTTTTTCAAAGCATCTATCCAACGTCCATTGAAAATCATACACAACAAATAATGCTGCAATTTTACAAAAGCATTAAAGCTTAG
- a CDS encoding sulfatase, which produces MSLQTQPNIIFILIDDMGYKDLSCYGSSFYETPYIDTLASEGMLFTDAYAACPVCSPSRASIMSGKYPANVGVTDWIDHSGNCHPARGLLVDAPYIDHLPLEEKSIAAVLKENNYQTWHVGKWHLGKEDYYPEKHGFDKNIGGCHFGHPANGYFSPYDIPTLENGPDGEYLTDRLTDETIQLIKNRNTSQPFFLNLCYYAVHTPIQAKEDDVYKFMNKRERLGIAHMQEFEVGDYFPCEHKKEERIMRRCLQSNADYAGMIYNLDRNIGRLLDTLRETDLEKNTLIVFTSDNGGLATAESSPTCNAPLSEGKGWMYEGGVRVPLLVKWPKVVAPNRICKVPVNGPDYYPTFLEACHLPLLPNQHADGMSLMPLFKGKKTLQREALYWHYPHYGNQGGTPGSSIRMGNYKLIEFFETGACELYDLENDIEEHYDLSDKLPEQTMTMKSMLQAWREKVEAKMPQPNTTYQQIEA; this is translated from the coding sequence ATGTCCCTACAGACTCAACCCAATATTATCTTCATCCTGATTGATGATATGGGGTACAAAGATTTAAGTTGTTATGGCAGTTCTTTTTATGAAACACCGTATATTGATACATTGGCTTCCGAAGGTATGCTGTTTACAGATGCCTATGCCGCATGTCCCGTATGTTCCCCTTCAAGAGCCAGTATTATGAGCGGAAAATATCCGGCCAATGTTGGTGTAACAGACTGGATTGACCATAGTGGCAACTGTCATCCTGCCCGTGGTCTATTGGTGGATGCTCCTTATATTGATCATCTGCCACTGGAAGAAAAGAGCATCGCAGCTGTATTGAAAGAAAACAACTATCAAACATGGCATGTGGGCAAATGGCACCTAGGCAAGGAAGACTATTATCCAGAGAAACATGGTTTTGACAAGAATATTGGAGGCTGTCACTTTGGTCATCCTGCTAATGGCTATTTCAGCCCCTATGATATCCCTACCCTTGAAAACGGTCCAGATGGCGAATATCTTACCGACCGCTTAACAGATGAAACCATCCAGCTCATTAAAAATCGCAACACATCACAACCCTTTTTTCTTAATCTCTGCTATTACGCCGTACATACACCCATCCAAGCCAAAGAGGATGATGTGTATAAGTTCATGAATAAAAGAGAACGACTGGGTATAGCCCATATGCAGGAATTTGAAGTAGGTGATTATTTCCCTTGTGAACACAAAAAGGAAGAACGGATTATGCGAAGATGTCTGCAATCCAATGCGGATTATGCGGGCATGATTTACAATCTTGACCGGAATATAGGGCGCTTATTGGATACATTACGGGAAACAGATCTAGAAAAAAATACGCTCATTGTGTTTACTTCGGATAATGGTGGTCTTGCAACTGCTGAGTCTTCACCAACCTGTAATGCCCCTCTAAGTGAAGGAAAAGGGTGGATGTATGAAGGTGGTGTCCGTGTACCTCTCCTTGTTAAGTGGCCAAAAGTCGTTGCCCCTAATCGTATCTGTAAGGTACCTGTGAACGGTCCTGATTATTACCCCACTTTCCTAGAAGCATGCCATTTACCTCTATTGCCTAATCAGCATGCAGACGGTATGAGTTTGATGCCCCTTTTTAAAGGGAAGAAAACCCTTCAACGAGAAGCCCTTTATTGGCATTATCCACATTATGGTAACCAAGGCGGTACCCCTGGTTCTTCCATACGTATGGGGAACTATAAGCTTATTGAGTTTTTTGAAACAGGAGCTTGCGAACTCTATGATTTAGAAAACGACATTGAAGAACATTATGACCTCTCCGACAAGCTGCCAGAACAGACCATGACCATGAAAAGTATGTTACAGGCTTGGCGAGAGAAAGTAGAAGCTAAAATGCCTCAGCCAAACACCACTTATCAACAAATAGAAGCATAA
- a CDS encoding CehA/McbA family metallohydrolase: MKTWIPCELHTHTQHSDGQFTVLELARAAKETGRESIAITDHNTLVPKEEIVEAMEETGIQIVRGLEWTTFYGHMVVLGMSHYVDWRNMGMYTIHEGLAKIHEAGGIAGIAHPYRVGSPLCTGCFWQYDVKDWHAIDYLEVWSQQFPPEKESNQRALALWTDLLNKGYRITGTYGLDWHAPYPEDAITAVTYLQVDRDENSCYEEQVKVAIKNGRVVVTMGPLLLFFLKNNMTSQEWGIGDTVTLSSHEKLDVSISLDEHRGQDKWQQSNRPSYVALQSNLGLLTKQALGIGEKHMNCTLDTQGLKWVRAELFGYMHDDVETMIGFTNAIYFSP; this comes from the coding sequence ATGAAGACATGGATACCTTGTGAGCTGCACACCCATACCCAACACAGTGACGGTCAATTTACAGTCTTAGAACTGGCAAGAGCTGCAAAAGAAACAGGTCGAGAAAGTATAGCCATAACGGATCATAATACCTTAGTACCTAAGGAAGAAATTGTAGAAGCAATGGAAGAAACAGGTATTCAGATTGTTAGAGGATTAGAGTGGACCACTTTTTATGGGCACATGGTTGTGTTAGGTATGTCCCATTATGTGGATTGGCGTAATATGGGTATGTACACCATTCATGAAGGGCTAGCTAAAATTCACGAGGCAGGTGGAATTGCAGGTATAGCGCATCCTTATCGTGTGGGAAGTCCTTTGTGTACAGGCTGCTTTTGGCAATATGATGTAAAAGACTGGCATGCTATTGATTATCTTGAGGTCTGGTCACAACAGTTTCCCCCTGAAAAGGAAAGCAATCAGCGGGCTTTAGCGTTATGGACGGATTTACTTAACAAAGGGTATCGTATTACAGGAACCTATGGACTGGATTGGCATGCCCCCTATCCAGAAGATGCTATCACAGCAGTTACATATCTGCAAGTGGATAGGGATGAGAATAGTTGCTATGAGGAGCAAGTTAAAGTGGCTATAAAGAATGGGCGAGTAGTGGTCACCATGGGGCCTCTTTTGCTTTTTTTCTTAAAAAATAACATGACTTCCCAAGAGTGGGGAATAGGAGACACGGTAACTCTTTCATCACATGAAAAACTTGATGTGAGCATAAGCCTTGATGAGCATAGGGGACAAGATAAATGGCAGCAAAGCAATAGACCTTCATACGTTGCCTTACAGAGTAACTTAGGCCTTTTGACAAAGCAAGCGTTAGGCATTGGTGAAAAGCATATGAACTGCACCCTTGATACACAGGGTTTAAAATGGGTTCGAGCTGAACTATTTGGTTATATGCATGACGATGTAGAGACAATGATTGGTTTTACAAATGCTATCTATTTTTCTCCTTAA
- a CDS encoding DUF3243 domain-containing protein yields MELDIQAMNDYESWKKTLHTAVHTGKNLGMEDHTITSIATVVGDFLSNNVDPNSREHRVIKELWDQGTSEEKRVMANLIVKLVD; encoded by the coding sequence ATGGAACTGGATATTCAAGCAATGAATGATTATGAAAGTTGGAAGAAAACCCTTCACACGGCTGTTCACACAGGTAAAAATCTTGGCATGGAAGACCATACCATCACAAGTATTGCTACGGTTGTAGGTGACTTCTTATCCAATAATGTGGACCCCAACAGCCGAGAACATCGGGTTATTAAGGAACTATGGGATCAAGGTACTTCTGAAGAAAAACGCGTTATGGCTAATCTTATTGTGAAGTTAGTGGATTAA
- a CDS encoding GH36-type glycosyl hydrolase domain-containing protein, with the protein MKYGYFNDKRKEYVITTPKTPYPWINYLGNNDFFSLISNTAGGYCFYKDAKLRRILRYRYNNMPMDTNGRYFYIKDGEDYWTPGWLPVKKELDAYVCRHGLGYTRITSSRNNVKADVTYFVPLHFNGEVHRVQLTNESITTKELKIFSFVEFCLWDAQDDMTNFQRNLNTGEVEVEDSVIYHKTEYRERRNHYAFYGVNTPCDGFDTDRESFVGLYNGLDAPNVVKDGACTGSISHGWSPIASHEMHVVLKPNETKELIFVLGYVENNRQEKWESKGIINKTKAKDMMKQMGTSDAVSQALLDLEHYWQDLLSHFQITSHDAKLDRMVNIWNQYQCMVTFNMSRSASYFESGIGRGMGFRDSNQDLLGFVHQIPERARQRILDIASTQFKDGSAYHQYQPLTKQGNHDIGGGFNDDPLWLILGVIAYIKETGDMDILDEQVPFDCNPHDVGSLFSHLKCSFYHVVNNRGPHGLPLIGRADWNDCLNLNCFSNEPGESFQTYGDPDGRVAESVFIAGMFVYIGNMFVKLCERMGKEEEAQKAKAYVDEMYDTVIQEGYDGDWFLRAYDAFGEKIGSHSNKEGQIYIEPQGFCVMAGIGLKEGLAEKALDAVKDKLDTAYGIVLHQPAYTTYHDNLGEISSYPPGYKENAGIFCHNNPWIACAETEIHRGNRAFDIYRKITPSYLEEISDIHKTEPYVYSQMIAGKDAPTHGEAKNSWLTGTAAWNFITITQWILGIKPDFDGLIIDPCIPKEWGGFKIIRKYRNNTYRITIENPQHVSKGIKKIYVDGHPVDGATLPSEGTGKIYQVDVLMG; encoded by the coding sequence ATGAAATACGGATACTTTAATGATAAGCGAAAAGAGTATGTCATTACCACACCTAAGACACCTTATCCTTGGATTAATTATCTTGGAAACAATGACTTTTTCAGTTTGATCTCCAACACAGCAGGCGGATATTGCTTTTATAAAGATGCCAAGTTAAGAAGAATATTAAGGTACCGCTATAACAATATGCCCATGGACACCAATGGACGGTACTTTTACATAAAAGATGGAGAAGATTATTGGACACCGGGCTGGCTCCCTGTTAAAAAGGAACTAGACGCTTATGTGTGCCGTCATGGATTAGGCTATACAAGAATAACCAGCAGTCGAAATAATGTTAAGGCAGATGTTACTTATTTTGTGCCCCTTCATTTTAATGGGGAAGTGCACCGTGTCCAACTAACCAATGAAAGCATAACAACCAAGGAATTAAAGATCTTTTCATTTGTGGAATTTTGTTTGTGGGATGCACAAGATGATATGACGAATTTTCAACGTAACCTAAACACGGGAGAAGTGGAAGTGGAAGACTCGGTTATTTATCATAAAACAGAGTACCGTGAGAGAAGAAACCATTATGCATTTTACGGGGTAAACACGCCTTGTGATGGATTTGATACAGATCGGGAAAGCTTTGTGGGTTTATACAACGGATTAGATGCACCCAACGTGGTAAAAGACGGCGCATGCACAGGCTCCATATCCCATGGTTGGTCACCAATAGCTTCCCATGAAATGCATGTGGTTTTGAAGCCCAATGAAACGAAGGAACTTATTTTTGTATTAGGCTATGTGGAAAATAATCGTCAAGAAAAATGGGAAAGCAAAGGCATTATCAACAAAACAAAAGCCAAGGATATGATGAAGCAAATGGGTACAAGTGATGCCGTGAGTCAGGCATTACTTGACTTGGAGCATTACTGGCAAGATCTATTATCCCACTTCCAGATTACCAGCCATGATGCCAAGTTAGACAGAATGGTTAACATATGGAATCAATATCAATGCATGGTTACCTTTAACATGTCACGCAGTGCATCCTATTTTGAATCGGGGATTGGAAGAGGTATGGGATTTAGAGATTCCAATCAAGATTTGTTAGGTTTTGTTCATCAGATTCCAGAACGTGCGCGGCAACGTATCTTGGATATTGCATCTACACAATTTAAGGATGGAAGTGCTTATCATCAATATCAACCCCTTACGAAACAAGGTAATCATGATATAGGGGGAGGATTTAACGATGACCCACTTTGGCTAATCTTAGGTGTTATAGCTTATATCAAAGAAACAGGGGATATGGACATATTGGATGAACAAGTGCCATTCGATTGTAACCCACATGATGTAGGCAGCTTGTTTAGTCACTTAAAGTGTTCATTCTATCACGTGGTGAATAACCGTGGACCTCATGGCTTACCACTTATTGGCAGAGCGGATTGGAACGATTGTTTGAATCTCAATTGTTTTTCCAATGAACCCGGTGAATCCTTTCAAACCTATGGTGATCCTGATGGGAGAGTAGCAGAATCTGTATTTATAGCCGGTATGTTTGTCTATATTGGTAACATGTTTGTGAAACTATGTGAACGGATGGGTAAGGAAGAAGAAGCCCAAAAGGCGAAAGCGTATGTTGATGAGATGTATGACACGGTTATACAGGAAGGGTATGATGGGGATTGGTTTTTAAGGGCTTATGATGCCTTTGGTGAAAAAATAGGCAGCCATAGCAATAAAGAAGGACAGATATACATTGAACCTCAAGGTTTTTGTGTCATGGCTGGTATAGGTTTAAAAGAGGGGTTAGCTGAGAAAGCACTAGACGCTGTAAAAGATAAGCTTGACACAGCATATGGCATTGTCCTGCATCAACCAGCTTATACAACCTATCACGATAACCTTGGAGAAATATCCAGTTATCCTCCAGGATACAAAGAGAATGCAGGGATATTCTGTCACAATAACCCATGGATTGCATGTGCAGAAACAGAGATTCATCGTGGGAATCGGGCATTTGATATCTATCGAAAAATCACACCATCTTATCTGGAGGAGATCAGTGACATTCATAAAACAGAGCCCTATGTCTATTCCCAAATGATTGCAGGAAAAGATGCGCCTACACATGGTGAAGCAAAAAATTCGTGGTTAACGGGAACAGCAGCATGGAATTTTATCACCATCACCCAATGGATACTTGGTATTAAACCAGATTTTGATGGTTTAATCATTGACCCTTGTATCCCAAAAGAATGGGGTGGTTTTAAAATTATTAGAAAATATCGAAACAATACTTATAGAATAACCATAGAAAACCCTCAACATGTATCCAAAGGTATAAAAAAAATATATGTTGATGGTCATCCTGTTGATGGTGCAACACTACCATCAGAAGGTACAGGAAAAATCTATCAAGTGGATGTACTAATGGGATAG
- a CDS encoding ABC transporter substrate-binding protein: MKIARKILALMMVTALLVTIMVGCGQKAETNNPTPATGDTQDNTNDKDDDKDEQPDETADSALEHVTLTWYFIGNGQQEDVKKVEEEVNAYIKDKINASIKLQCFDWGSYDQKMRTMIAGTEKFDICFTSSWTNNYFQQAARGAFIPLNDYFDEYLPKTIEQLGDDFIKGSQIEGINYAIPANKEKAHQWGFIIRKDMIEKYNMDISTIKTLEDIEPFLKTIKENEPNMYALEALNGESPFKLLDFDRIGDDKYPGVVWNDSKDMKVFNEFEAEETMTLFKTMHKFYKAGYIREDAATVRDYMADEKAGKIFAAVKSLKPGKDDEMTNSTGHPWVQVEITPPIISNRDTTGSMQAVSRTSKNPERALMFLELFNTDPYINNLINFGIEGEHYTKVSDNIIESTDNTDKYSPGTGWMFGNQFINYLLPNEDPEKWEKFKTFNDQASGTKTLGFMFNADSIKTEIAQCNNVWDEYVPALETGTVDPEEYLPILLQGFKDAGIDKIINEKQKQLDAWLGN, encoded by the coding sequence ATGAAAATTGCAAGAAAAATATTAGCACTGATGATGGTGACTGCACTGTTAGTAACCATCATGGTTGGATGTGGTCAAAAAGCGGAGACCAATAATCCAACACCAGCAACCGGTGACACTCAAGATAACACAAACGATAAAGACGATGATAAAGATGAACAACCAGATGAAACCGCTGACTCAGCATTAGAACATGTGACGTTAACATGGTACTTTATTGGTAATGGACAACAAGAAGATGTGAAGAAAGTTGAAGAAGAAGTCAATGCTTATATCAAAGATAAAATTAATGCCAGCATTAAATTACAATGCTTTGACTGGGGTAGCTATGATCAGAAAATGAGAACCATGATTGCGGGTACTGAAAAATTTGATATCTGTTTTACGTCTTCATGGACAAATAACTATTTCCAACAAGCGGCAAGAGGGGCTTTTATACCCCTTAATGACTATTTTGATGAGTACTTACCTAAGACAATTGAACAATTGGGTGACGACTTTATCAAGGGATCTCAGATTGAAGGCATTAACTATGCCATACCAGCTAACAAAGAGAAAGCTCACCAATGGGGTTTTATTATTAGAAAAGATATGATTGAAAAGTATAACATGGATATCTCTACAATCAAAACCCTAGAAGACATTGAGCCTTTCCTTAAAACGATTAAAGAAAATGAACCTAACATGTATGCCTTAGAAGCATTAAATGGGGAATCACCATTCAAGTTATTGGATTTTGACCGTATTGGTGATGATAAGTATCCAGGTGTGGTATGGAATGATTCTAAGGATATGAAAGTGTTTAACGAATTTGAAGCAGAAGAAACCATGACGTTATTTAAAACCATGCACAAGTTCTACAAAGCCGGTTATATCCGTGAAGATGCTGCTACAGTTCGAGATTATATGGCAGATGAAAAAGCAGGTAAAATCTTCGCTGCTGTAAAATCATTGAAGCCAGGTAAAGATGATGAAATGACCAACTCAACGGGTCATCCTTGGGTGCAAGTAGAAATTACACCACCTATTATCTCCAATAGGGATACAACAGGTTCTATGCAAGCTGTATCAAGGACATCTAAGAACCCTGAAAGAGCATTAATGTTCCTAGAGTTATTTAACACAGACCCTTATATCAATAACCTGATTAACTTCGGTATTGAAGGGGAGCATTATACAAAAGTTTCAGACAACATTATCGAGTCTACAGACAATACGGATAAGTATTCACCAGGGACTGGATGGATGTTTGGTAATCAGTTTATTAATTACTTGTTGCCTAATGAAGACCCAGAAAAATGGGAGAAATTTAAGACGTTTAATGATCAAGCAAGTGGTACCAAAACACTTGGATTCATGTTTAATGCAGATAGCATTAAAACTGAAATTGCACAATGCAACAATGTATGGGATGAGTATGTACCTGCTTTAGAAACCGGTACAGTTGACCCAGAAGAATATTTACCAATATTACTTCAAGGATTTAAAGATGCAGGTATTGATAAAATCATTAATGAAAAACAGAAACAGTTAGACGCTTGGTTAGGAAACTAA
- a CDS encoding carbohydrate ABC transporter permease: protein MMKKRLASATQISQSANIVLNAIMIILAAACLYPLLLVFAVSITDESVIQTAGYNLIPGKVTLNAYAFIFKDATMILRAYGVSIFITVVGSILSLIIISMYAYPLSRRDFRYKSFFTFIVFFTMLFNGGLVPFYMVYTNVLHLKNTLFAMILMWLFTPFYVLIMRTFYTTTIPSSVMESARIDGAGEFKIYVRIVLPLAKPALATIALFNILFYWNDWYAPLLFITDEKLYNLQYLMYRIENNISFITQNAGSMSNTSDALKNIPAQTARMAMAIIAIGPIMLAYPFFQRYFVKGLTVGAVKG, encoded by the coding sequence ATGATGAAAAAAAGATTAGCCAGTGCAACCCAGATATCTCAATCAGCCAATATTGTACTCAATGCCATAATGATTATTCTTGCAGCAGCATGTCTTTATCCGCTATTATTGGTTTTTGCTGTATCCATTACAGATGAATCGGTGATTCAAACGGCTGGGTATAATTTAATTCCAGGAAAAGTAACCTTGAATGCCTATGCATTTATCTTTAAAGATGCAACGATGATTTTAAGAGCATATGGTGTTTCAATTTTCATTACTGTGGTGGGAAGTATCCTCAGTTTAATCATTATTTCCATGTATGCTTATCCACTTTCAAGGCGTGATTTTAGATACAAAAGCTTTTTCACATTTATTGTTTTTTTTACCATGTTATTTAACGGAGGTCTTGTACCATTTTATATGGTCTATACCAATGTATTACATTTGAAAAATACCTTGTTTGCTATGATTCTCATGTGGTTATTTACACCTTTTTATGTGCTCATTATGCGAACTTTCTATACCACAACCATTCCCAGTTCCGTCATGGAATCAGCAAGAATTGATGGTGCAGGTGAGTTTAAGATATATGTGCGTATTGTTTTACCATTGGCAAAGCCAGCACTTGCGACCATTGCGCTGTTTAATATCTTATTCTATTGGAATGATTGGTATGCACCACTCTTATTTATTACAGATGAAAAACTCTATAACTTACAATACTTAATGTATCGTATTGAAAATAACATCAGCTTTATCACACAAAATGCAGGCTCCATGTCCAATACATCCGATGCATTAAAGAACATACCGGCTCAAACGGCACGTATGGCCATGGCAATTATCGCAATAGGACCGATTATGCTAGCCTATCCGTTTTTCCAACGCTATTTTGTAAAAGGATTAACGGTTGGGGCTGTAAAAGGATAA
- a CDS encoding ABC transporter permease, with the protein MKPNQSLAIRNKKKSTNKCKSFFRYLRDKKVLFFMLIPGLAVMLVNSYMPMFGIVLAFKNLDNYGNIFGGKWIWFDNFKYLFGSSQAYYITRNTLLYNIVFILIGSTIAVILAIALSEILNRKLAKFYQSVFFLPYFLSWVVVSYLVFSILSSDMGALNNLLKSLGLEPINWYVSPKFWPGILISVNTWKWTGYDCVIYLAAIVGIDKSYYEAAAVDGASRFQQIRKVTIPMLVPLVIILTLMKIGRIFYTDMGLFYTVPRNMGILYKATSTIDTYVYRALSQTGDLGMAAAAGFYQAVLGFILVMTFNTIVRRIDKESALF; encoded by the coding sequence TTGAAACCAAATCAATCATTAGCAATCCGAAACAAGAAAAAATCAACAAACAAATGCAAGTCATTTTTTCGATACTTAAGAGACAAAAAAGTGTTATTTTTCATGTTAATACCAGGTTTAGCTGTCATGTTAGTAAACAGCTATATGCCCATGTTTGGGATTGTGTTAGCTTTCAAAAACCTTGATAATTACGGTAATATATTTGGAGGGAAATGGATCTGGTTTGATAACTTCAAATATCTATTTGGCTCAAGTCAAGCTTATTATATCACCAGAAATACATTACTGTATAACATTGTCTTTATATTAATTGGCAGTACCATCGCTGTTATACTGGCCATTGCACTCAGTGAAATACTCAATCGAAAGTTAGCAAAGTTTTATCAAAGTGTGTTCTTTTTACCCTACTTCCTGTCATGGGTTGTGGTCAGCTATTTAGTTTTTTCCATTCTTAGTTCAGATATGGGTGCCCTAAATAATTTACTGAAAAGCCTAGGATTAGAGCCCATTAACTGGTACGTTTCTCCAAAATTCTGGCCTGGCATATTGATTTCTGTCAACACCTGGAAATGGACAGGGTATGATTGTGTCATTTACTTAGCAGCTATTGTGGGCATTGATAAGTCATACTATGAAGCAGCAGCTGTTGACGGTGCAAGTCGCTTTCAGCAAATTCGAAAAGTTACCATACCCATGCTGGTACCATTGGTTATCATACTGACACTCATGAAGATTGGACGTATTTTCTATACGGATATGGGCTTATTCTATACCGTTCCTAGAAACATGGGAATCTTATATAAAGCAACCAGTACGATTGATACGTATGTCTATCGGGCTCTTTCTCAGACCGGCGATTTAGGCATGGCAGCAGCAGCAGGGTTTTATCAGGCTGTATTAGGGTTCATCCTTGTCATGACATTTAATACCATTGTTAGACGGATTGATAAGGAAAGTGCATTATTCTAG